In Phaseolus vulgaris cultivar G19833 chromosome 3, P. vulgaris v2.0, whole genome shotgun sequence, the sequence CAATCTTATTtctaatttgaataaaaaattaattaaaaattattccaAATTCAATTAGGTATacatacatgtttttttttaaaatataaataaatttaattttaccaACATAGTGTTGTTGTAGTGACAATCTCATAATGGACAACAACGGTAATTTCACGAGAATTCAAAGTAGACGACAATGGCGACAAAGAGATGATAGTGTGACAATAACTCTCAACAACTTACTTGATAACTACCATGACAACAATGGTGACTCTGGATGGTGgaaaagaaactttgaagagagaaaaaaatgtaatattattaAGTGAAGAGGgcaagtgaaaaaaaaaagcaagttAAGTGTGGTAGTGATAAAGGTAcacattattttttacattttaaaaacaaaaacatgttggatgtaaaatctaaattaaaaataattacattgcttctaaccgatgtaatatgttTAGTGTTACACATTTTACATCTATTAATATACCAATCAATGTAATATCTTCCTCCCATATTAAAAAACTTTCATTGCAATTTTCATTTACAAAAGTTACGAATATATCTATTTCTAGATGAAAAGTAGAGATTTCACACAAGTTTATCTAAAAgactttttaatttaattaaataaactaataaatcaatttaaataaacacaattagttatatatatatatatatatatatataaaagataatttcTTAGATTCATCTCCAATGTCATATTCCGAATTATAAATATAAGACTTAAATTTTATTAGACTTTTTCGTTAGATATGCTTATATGACATATAATTTATGacactaaaattttaaaaataaaataatattataggattcataaaaaataagttaaaatctCATATAATAATCGGGAAAATAAAAATACCCATAGAATAGAAATGGTCCCCAAAAGAATGTCAAGGCacatattttgttataaaataaaagcaaaatgaATCTTCTTTGGGACAACGTGGGAATTTAAAAAGTTGAAGTTTTGAAACACTAGCAACAACACATTCTATTAGTATCATCATTTTGCTATGATAGATGCGATTGTCTTATAAGAACCAACTGAAAGAATCAACTTTATTCTGAGGGTGGCACCAACCCTTGGTCTAGTTGTTTATGGCGTTGGAAAAGCAAGCAATAAAGCCATACAACAGAGGTAGTGAAGAAATAATTTCACCTTTGTTCTTTTCCCGTTTCAATGTATCTTTTGtcccaatcgattgttttggatGGTCTTTGGACCACACTGTCAGCACCTTGCACTTGCAGGCATTTAAACTGTTCTGCAGAATTCATGTGTCTGTCGCTTTGCGTGACTGGAAATCAGTAATAGATATAGTATGAGGCTTATTAATTATGTCATGAAGCGTAGAGCATCTTCTCAAAATTCATTTGAAGAGAAACTCAAATAGTAGTAATGATTGGAAGTGGTAAAACTAAACTAGTTTTTGCATCTTTAAATCAGAGAAAAGACAGAGTTCTCTATAATTGGACTTAGTCCTACACAGTCCCATGATAGTTCAATGCAATTGGAGAATGTCAAAGAAGAAGATTGTTACTTACTACCATCGTCAACATAAAAACTATGAAGGTTGCAAACTTTTTTGTGGAAGGTCTAATTTCTCCAAGTACCAAGAAAAAATTCAGAACATGTTAATGAAGAGTAGTGACAAATTCCAAACAAGACCAGTCCATAGAGCATCACTAAGCGAACATAACACTGTTAAAATAAAATCTCAATCAATATTATAAATTGGATGTCTCTTTTGTTTGGAATCAATTTTGTTGTAATGTctaattatttaataaccaaTACATCCCTTGATTTGTCTATGATCTCACCTCAAGCCTCCTCCACATATACTACTGCTACGTGACATAAAACAAGCCTCTTAGGTACCCCAtttgatataaaattataataataagagGGTTACAGTATAATGCATCTTTAGAGGTTCATATGAAAGTTATAGTTCAGTGTGACGAATATCCTCCTCCATAGTTGATTCTGCAACTTGAGAGATTTTGTCGGTGGAACTAAGGCAATCAGCAGAAGGGTGCACCACCCCATAGGGAAAGCCTTGAGCTGAGTGACAATATGTTTCAACTGTGCCATCTTGTTTGTCTAAGTCCACGTTGCTAAGGACTAGATTGCTGCACGGGGTTGTGTCACTGCAGTCAAATTTAATGGCCTTAGCACTCATTGTAGTGCCACTAATGTTCTGGTACATCACCTCGCTTATCTCCACAGCTGATGTCTATACAAAGAGTTCATAATATAATAAGATCATCGTTAGAAGATCATTTTAGGTATATGCCACTCAATTCGTTGGATTACTCTACTCCATAAttcattttagagataaaataaTCATGTCATAATAAAAGCTTAAGTGtgtaatttatgaaaattaagtAAGAGGCTTGAAAGAGAAAACTGGTAGACTGTACCTGGTTCTGACAACTAGATGGTGAATCACAGTAAAATTGGTCTATAATAATGGGGTTGGATATATTTTCTACTCTCACATTCTGAAAACGCACCCCTCGAACATATCCAGAACCTCCCTATGTGACAGCAAAAACATATATTAGTTTATGAAACAAATGtatcatttataataatattactaaattaatatttgattattatCAGCTTTATTTTTGGTtacattacaataaaataataatttccatCACATTATACAAATATCACATAATTTGCCCATTTGGTATTGTAAAGAGTCGATGTGATTAACAGACGTCTTGAAGGAAAAGTATAATATTTAGAATTCAAAATATAGCTTTAGCATTAAATGAAAATAAGTAAGTCtaaaatgttaattatttttaaaaaattattcaatttttttaaataattataatgggtaattaattaaaatctaCGCGTAAACAAGGACAATGTATTACGAATGTAGCATTAAAAAATGATTGCAtaaaaaccaaaaccaaaataTTGTTGAAagattaaatcaattttatcatGATTGAGACCTGCCAAGTCTTAATTCTGAGACCATTGGTAGTCTCCCTAAGAACTGCTGTATCCAAAATCACTTTGGTGACGATGCCGGTTGAGTTGTCTTTACCAAGACTTCCAATACTGAAAAATAAAGAGTTAGAAAAAGGTAAAAAACTACTTTAATCAGAAAAGTGTTCCAGAAACAGATACACTTTTACTTTCACTTTGATTGGatcaaagaaagaaaagaaaagaaaattaacgTAACCGATTAAATTAATGAAGTCATCATGTATGTTTCATGTAAGTAATGCTTGTCCAAGAGACAAGGGAAAAGCGAAATGATAGATAGAAAAaatttcatcaaaaggttgtgacaATTTTGTGGAGGAAGTTATGGTATAGGTACGAACAACCAaactatataaattttaatgtacCAAACAAAGAGTGGCgtgtaattttaaattaaatgggGGCATGAAGAATAGATGATACCTGATTCCATGTCCTGGTCCACAATAAATTCTCTTCATTTTGATATTAGAGCTAGCATTGACAATTGATATGCAGTCATCCCCTGAATATAGTGCGTGTGATTATGATGAAAGGGCAAAAGCACAACTGGTCAGTattcttcttttttaatttgtatttcaaTGGCAGAAATCTAAGCACAAGAGTAAagttcactttttttttctttattctttttgtgtgTTCAAAATATCTTTTTCCAAGTTAGCTACTGTGTTTCTTTGTTTCAAAGTCTGTTAAGGGTAAACCATACTATTGTTTCTATAGTTCAGCAAAATGGAACTTTAAGCTGAGGAAGAACACCAAGTTCAGAACCTGTTCCGATTTTACTGTCTTGGATTATGACATTTGTTGATTCACTAATATGAATTCCATCAGTGTTTGGACTGTCTCCAGGTGCTGACACTTTAACTCCATTAATTCTAACAGAATCACATCGTGATATGGTAAAATGCATCTGTTGGCTATTCTGGATTGTCAGTCCTTTCACCCTTATGGATGTACTTGTATCAATTGTAAATGCCTGCAATGACCCTCTCAAAGTTAAACTACTTTATTATTTGATGATCTTGATTTCACATCTTGCAAAACCTTCTATTTGAAAATAGAAGACAGGAAAGGTTAAGAGACTGGTTCTTACTGTTGGTGCACCTTTGCATGGCTGTTGcaaaaaataggaggaaaaTCAGAAAGTTATCATTAAGTTTTCACAAACTGTAAAATAATCAAGACCACATTTTGCGAAAATTACATTTGACTTGTTCTTTTTGCAAGATGCTGCCCACCATTTACTTCCTGAGCCATCAATGACTCCAGAACCTTGAAAAACAGCTTTATCCAATTTGGAAAAATCAAGCCAAACCCGTGGCAGTTTTGGATCCCAGTTCTTAGGCTCATCTGGGGCAACCAATGTACCATCAATCTGGAAATGCAGATACTACGTCAATAATCACAGGACAATTACTAAATCTATATATTTGTGTTTGATCACCTGGATGATGAGCTTGTCTGCACAAGGCCCTTTGAATCTTGTTGCATTGACTAGGTAACGGCGACCTTGAGGAATTAGCAAAACAGATTTTGGAGTAGAGCATGCAACTCCCCATGCTTTTTGCAAAGCCTGATAATCATGAAAAGAGAATGGACAAAACATTATTACAGAATGATTTTGTCTGGTCTGCGATGATGCCTGACCTGATTGATTAGCTCAGCAGAACAATTTGTCTCTGTTCGACGTTGTCAAATGAATGAAAGTGCTTCTTGAGCAAAACAGAAGAGTAAAAATAATGATATGCATTTGGAAGCCTTGGTATATAATATATATCTCAACAACAATAATGAAAGAAGTTACCTCAGTATCATCAGATTCTCCATCACCAGCAGCACCAAAGCTATCAATATTAACAAGAACTTTACCACCATGCTCGCTTCTCCATGAAGGGATGTCAGAAAGTTCTACCTCAGTTTCTTCTTCTATGTCTATGGAGTCCAAGCTTTTAAGTTCTTCAAGCATGCCAATGCTGTCATACATCATGCTTCCTGCAACTCCATGAACTGCAATGAGCAAAGCCAgtaaagaaacaaagaaaaatttgtccaTGTTTTGCTCCTGTTGGTTGTATTGCAAGGATTGGTTGATTTGATTAATGCGAATGAATACTTTGGTTATAATTTATACGCGTAGATTAGCTCTGAAAAATGAAGGATTTGGGGTGGCTTTATGGCTTGGCTTGAAAGTGGATGAACGTGCAACATTTTCTACATGCCCACGCTTAAAGTAcaaggaaaaatatttttgtagtaTTTTGCTTTACTCATCAACCAGTTACAAAAGTCACAAGTAATATTCACCGTTGCACTATCTCCACTTTGCCGCCCTGAAAGAGAAGTGAATGACATATAATTCAAGATTCTTTTTGCATATTCCACTGTCTCCAATTGCACCAGTATAAACGCATAATAACATGCGGAACATAAAAgggggaaaatatttttctatttttggaaGCTGCCAGTTAGTTACACTAAACATGGGAGCAAATACCGACCCTCATTTTTCTGGCATACTCACACCAAGAACTCCTCCCAAAGGAAACCTTTCCCTTAGATTGTAGGATGGCCCAAATAGACAATACCTTACTATCTCAGGAAACATCTCCATCAGCTCAGCAAATTGACATGATTATTTTATCGTGTGTGAATAATGGGTCTAAAATGCTTCATCAATTCAGGAACGCTATTTTCCCGTCACTGTCTTATCTCAATTAAACTATGACCAATCTCCCTAGTCATCTTCCTTGCTAGAGCAACTTCTCTGATTTGCCTTGACTCGTCAAATTTCCCTATTTCTGCATAAAAATTTGAAGCTTGCAACCACACTGCAGGGTCACCTGGATCTAGCTCAAGTAAGACTTGTGCTGCTCTTGTTCCAACCTCTTCATTCTTGTGGACCCTGCAACTTCTAAGCAAAGAGCTCCACATAAAAGAGTCTCTTTTTCCTGGTGCCCGTAGCAGCAACTCTTCAGCTTCATAGAGAAGTCCCGCGCGGCATAAGAGATCCACCATGCATGAAAAATGGCGACGGTCTGGATTGACCCCATGAAGAGCTTTCATCGACTCAAAAACTACCCTTCCTTCCTCAACTAGTCCTGTGTAGTTACAACCACTTAGAGCACATAAGAAGGTAACTTTATCTGGCCTTAGTCTCCTCTCAATCATAGCCTGAAGCACTGCAATTCCTTCCTTTCCCATTCCATTTCGAGCATACGCATTGATCATGGATGTGAAGCAAATAGCACTTGGAGAAGGAAGACTCTCGAAAATTCGACGAGTAAGATCCACATGCCCGCTTCTTGAATATGCATCCATGAGGGAACAGGCAACTGCAGCATGTCCTCCGAGTCCAGATTTTAATGCATAACAATGCAGTGACTGGGAACTCGTAAAACTTGCTAAAGCCGACACTGACAATGCCTTCAATGTGGTTGATATGGTTACTTCATCCGGCACAAGACCCTCATCGACCATCAAACCAAGCAATTCAACCATGTCCTCAACGGCTTCACAATGAGACAAAGAGGACATCAATGAGTTGAAACACTCCAACGTTCTCTTGGGAAGGCATTCAAATACAGCCACAGAACCCTCAATGTCTCTGCACTTTCCATACATATCAATCAAAGCAGACTGAACATGCACACTCCCTTCATCAAAACCCATCTTCATTACAAGACAATGTACCTGCTTCCCGAAACAAAGCTCTCCACTTCTACTGCACAAATTCAAAAACCCCACCAAAGAACGAATTGATGGCCTTCGCCCCCACAATTGCATGACACTAAACACCTCAAAAGCCTCACGCAGCAAACTGTTTTCAGCATAAACAGAAACCAACGAGTTCCACGAAATAACATTCGCATTTTCTATGGCCTCAAAACACTTCCTTGCACCAACCAAACACCCACACGCAGAGTAAAAATCCACCAAAGCATTGGCAACAAAAACGTTCGATTCCACCAAACCCACCTTCCAAACACACCCATGAATCGTCTTTCCTTCATGCAACCGTCTCTGCTTACAACACTCCCAAAGCAAATAACAAAACGTAACCCCATTTGGCTCCACACCTTCAAAACGCATCCGAGAGTAAAACCCTAACAAGTCTTCCACTTTCACACGAAGCAGCTCACACAACCCACGCAGCATCACATTCCAGACAGCCAAATTTCGTTCTGGCAACTCATCAAACAATTCCAGTGCCACCCGACTTAGCCCCATACGCGTGTAAAACCCAACAAGTGCACCACCAACGAACACGTTGCATGAAAACCCAAGCTTGACCACCCTGCAATGCACCTGAACACCCTCTCTGAAAAAAGCGGC encodes:
- the LOC137806557 gene encoding probable polygalacturonase At1g80170 translates to MDKFFFVSLLALLIAVHGVAGSMMYDSIGMLEELKSLDSIDIEEETEVELSDIPSWRSEHGGKVLVNIDSFGAAGDGESDDTEALQKAWGVACSTPKSVLLIPQGRRYLVNATRFKGPCADKLIIQIDGTLVAPDEPKNWDPKLPRVWLDFSKLDKAVFQGSGVIDGSGSKWWAASCKKNKSNPCKGAPTAFTIDTSTSIRVKGLTIQNSQQMHFTISRCDSVRINGVKVSAPGDSPNTDGIHISESTNVIIQDSKIGTGDDCISIVNASSNIKMKRIYCGPGHGISIGSLGKDNSTGIVTKVILDTAVLRETTNGLRIKTWQGGSGYVRGVRFQNVRVENISNPIIIDQFYCDSPSSCQNQTSAVEISEVMYQNISGTTMSAKAIKFDCSDTTPCSNLVLSNVDLDKQDGTVETYCHSAQGFPYGVVHPSADCLSSTDKISQVAESTMEEDIRHTEL
- the LOC137806556 gene encoding putative pentatricopeptide repeat-containing protein At3g05240 codes for the protein MLAKAWCQYWMQKPQFLSFLRAITTVPHTFLLTDSLYLKNRELHALIKRRDLNAALPLFHSMLLRDTVTYNLIISGLREQPEYALRFYAEMGSLGIGESSTTFSSVVAVCTNAAFFREGVQVHCRVVKLGFSCNVFVGGALVGFYTRMGLSRVALELFDELPERNLAVWNVMLRGLCELLRVKVEDLLGFYSRMRFEGVEPNGVTFCYLLWECCKQRRLHEGKTIHGCVWKVGLVESNVFVANALVDFYSACGCLVGARKCFEAIENANVISWNSLVSVYAENSLLREAFEVFSVMQLWGRRPSIRSLVGFLNLCSRSGELCFGKQVHCLVMKMGFDEGSVHVQSALIDMYGKCRDIEGSVAVFECLPKRTLECFNSLMSSLSHCEAVEDMVELLGLMVDEGLVPDEVTISTTLKALSVSALASFTSSQSLHCYALKSGLGGHAAVACSLMDAYSRSGHVDLTRRIFESLPSPSAICFTSMINAYARNGMGKEGIAVLQAMIERRLRPDKVTFLCALSGCNYTGLVEEGRVVFESMKALHGVNPDRRHFSCMVDLLCRAGLLYEAEELLLRAPGKRDSFMWSSLLRSCRVHKNEEVGTRAAQVLLELDPGDPAVWLQASNFYAEIGKFDESRQIREVALARKMTREIGHSLIEIRQ